The proteins below come from a single Mya arenaria isolate MELC-2E11 chromosome 8, ASM2691426v1 genomic window:
- the LOC128244416 gene encoding uncharacterized protein LOC128244416 → MGHVFALHHTIHLSAFPPSPLLQPYNPPISLPPEPLLQPYNPPISLPPQPPPTAIQSTNQPSPNPLLQPHNPSISLPPNPLLQPYNPPISLPPNPPPSATQSTYQPSPNPLLQPYNPPISLSPTPFYSHTIHLSAFPPTPLLQPHNPPISTPNPLLQPCNPPISLPP, encoded by the exons ATGGGCCATGTTTTTGCCTTGCA CCATACAATCCACCTATCAGCCTTCCCCCCTAGCCCCCTCCTACAGCCATACAATCCACCTATCAGCCTTCCCCCCGAACCCCTCCTTCAGCCATACAACCCGCCTATCAGCCTTCCCCCTCAACCCCCTCCTACAGCCATACAATCCACCAATCAGCCTTCCCCCAACCCCCTCTTACAGCCACATAATCCATCTATCAGCCTTCCCCCCAACCCCCTCCTACAGCCATACAATCCACCTATCAGCCTTCCCCCCAACCCCCCTCCTTCAGCCACACAATCCACCTATCAGCCTTCCCCCAACCCCCTCCTACAGCCATACAATCCACCTATCAGCCTTTCCCCAACCCCCTTCTACAGCCATACAATCCACCTATCAGCCTTCCCCCCAACCCCCCTCCTACAGCCACACAATCCACCTATCAGCACCCCCAACCCCCTCCTACAGCCATGCAATCCACCTATCAGCCTTCCCCCCTAA